Part of the Oncorhynchus mykiss isolate Arlee chromosome 12, USDA_OmykA_1.1, whole genome shotgun sequence genome, gctgtatcacaaccggccgtgattgggagtcccatagggcggcacacaattggcccagcgtcgtctgggttagggtttggctggggtaggccgtcattgtaaataagaatttgttcttaactggcttgcctagttaaataaaaataaaatttactccattccagctgttgcactccattccagccatcatTATGCACCATCCTCACCTCCACTGGTCTCCAGCTATCCCTATGAACAGTGAGTGGGTCACAAGAAGACGAggtgaaaagaggaggagaggagatggtgcCAATTCATCTTtaatttattgtgtgtgtgtgttttctctgcaAGGGATTATATGTTTACCAGTATGCCCCTAGAGGACATAGCATACACTATAATAACACCCATATCAGTATTGTCAAAAATGATGTATATACTGACAAGATACTTGTCTCTCTGCCCTAACAACAggagtcgttgtccacaaagcggcacGGCGGTTGACAAGTGCCCGCAAATACatctctttggattggtggatacatctaaTTATTGTAATAAAGTTTTAAATATTCAATGAGGGTTGTTGATGTCAACCACCTGTATTAAATGTAgagagatgctatgctactagcctcatgTCATTAATTTGCATAGCCATCTCCAGACAACTCCGATATAATGTGTTTTCAAAAAGTGTCCGGGATGTtacgtgtcctacttatatcacTCATAACAACCTAAACATTACAAAACTTATATTCGATTAAATAATcctcacgtagcaaataagccattctATTTTTTGTTGATAAAATTCGACACTATCATTGaactccatacaaaaactccttgcttAGGCAAGCGAAGGAAACTAAACAACGCCACCTTCTGGAGGAGGTAGATTTTTGTCCGAGTTGGGCCTCGcttcacctctttctctctggtatcGTCCATGCAAGTTTTTGGAAGTATGGCACTTGTGTATATTACTTaattgacaacttttacttttactccactacattcctaaagaaaatatgtacttcCTACTCCcatacattttggtcattttctgacaattgagtactttttccaccactgaagtATGGTACCTATGGTATAGCATATGTTCCATCATGGTAGTAGGCTATTCCATAGATTTTAAGGCAAAAGTTTGATTCAGTGAGGGATCTATTTTTTTTTCACACcaaatacaaaacatacacatatgAACAACAACTTACAGACCAACTACATCACACACGAACAACAACTTACAGACCCACATAAACAAGGACTACATCTCCTCTGCCCAGACCTGCATTGTTTATGTGGGTATGTAAGTTGTTGTTCGTATGTGATGTAGTTGGTTTACACGTTCTGATGATAAAGGGAGGTTTGTTTGTACACCTTATATTGTTCCTGGTGTAGAAAACCTTTTGGGAAAAATAAACTCCAGCACACTGGTTCTTGTAAGCTTCAGAATGCTTTATTGATTTGGAAAAGGAGCCATTCAGATTAGGCTCACAAGGGGGCATGGCACTATACAAACCATTGTTAAATATTTTGTACCATGTTCTCAGTGCTGGacaaagtacccaattgtcatacttgagtaaaggtaAAGATAGAATAGAAAATTCTTAATTTAATAGAAAATGAGTCAAGTAaaattaaatgtaattgctaaaatatactcccttatcaaaagtaaaagtagaagcataaataatttcacattccttatattaagcaagccAGAAGGCttgattttcttattttttatttatttatggatagtcaggggcacactccaacaatcagacataATGTAccaatgaagcatttgtgtttagtgagtccaccagatcagaagcagtagggatgaccagagaagctctcttgataagtgtgtgaattggaccattttcctgtcctgctaagccttCAAAATGTATGAGTAGGCCTACTTTTGAGtggcagggaaaatgtatggagtaaaaacaacattattttcattaggaatgtaggGGAGTAAAagttaaagttgtcaaaaaatgtaaagagtaaagtacagatatatcccaaaaacgacttaagtagaactttaaagtatttttagttAACACCGCTTAAGGATCtcacccttttttcaattttcgcctaaaatgacatgtCCAAATCTAACTAATCTAACTAATCTAACTAcatgtagctcaggacctgaatcaaggatatgcatattcttgatgccatttgaaaggaaacactttgaagtttgtgtaaatgtgaaattaatttaggagaatataacacattagatctggtaaaagattatacaatgaaaaaaacatgcgttattattattatttttgtaccAGAGAAAGggcataatgtattattccagcccaggtgcaatttagatgttggccaatagatggcagcagtgtatgtgcaacgttttagaatGATCCAATGAACCAGTGCATATTTCTTCAAAacgttgtatcaagactgcccaaatgtgcctaattggtttattaatacattttcataattgtgcactctcctcaaacaatagcgtggtattatttcattgtaatagttactgtaaattgggcagtgcagttagatgaacaagaatttaagctttctgcccatgtcagatatgtctatgtccaggGAAATGTTTTCTTacctacaacctcatgctaatcacattagcctatgttagctcaaccgacCAACGGGGGGAGAGGGGCACGGTTTACACCACTGCATGATCTTATTATTTCAACAGCAACCTGCTATAAGTATGTTTTCAGATGTGATTGCCTCAGCTCAGATGTGATTACACTTTTACTATTTAAATCAGGTGACAAATAGTGGCCCATAATGTGTAGGCTTCTCCCAAACTAGGCTAAATACATTGACAAATGCTCTCATTTGACAAAATAACTTCAAGATAATAACTAAAATCAAAGTACACTCAAATTACAGTgcgtacacagtacacacagtgtaCAGAGGTGAGAGTGAGTGGACTATTTGGATATCGCTGTGTATTCTGGGTACAGACAGTAATTCCACGATGGCGGCGAGCAGGAGGCTGCACAAGGTACATTTCCTGATCAATCAAATTAGGATTTTCAAATATTAGATTAAAGAGAATACAACATTCAGATTGCTAAATCTCCGATAAAATTAAAAGTGTCGTTAAATTTGTTTAATTTAGCCCCACACTATTAGAAACCTCATGAATCTCCAGTAAGCGGAAAATGAAGCTAGCTAGACGTTAGCATGCTAAGCTAACCAGCTAGCAGTTTTTTGGTGATGTTTTGATGTTAGCACCGGTATATTAATATGCAAGATCCGTGTATTGTTAATATAAATTAAGTACCAATGTGTCATCAAATGTATTTAGATTGAATTCAATATTGTGTCATACATTGCGTGACGCAGGTTCAACATGATTGAACATTGTCTCAGAAAaacttggctggctagctaacgctACTAGCTGGCTAACTTGCGAACCTTAGCAAGGGAATTAATTGTGCAATGCACAGCAGTTACCTAGTTAGCTAACAGTGTGGTTCTATGAGAAAACCATCTAGTTAGCAACTCAGGTTAATTCCGCTTATTTTTTCAATGTGTAACCGAGGAAGCTAACCAGCTAGCCAATTACATGCATTTCCTCATATTTGGTTTCTCAGTTTTTAATTGTTTTGAATAGTCATCGAATGAATCGAAAGCGAAATTGTAGAAATGTATTCTCTGCCAAGTACGTTAGCTAAGCTAGTTGAATTTCATTCATTCGACCTCAataaactagccagctagctttATAGCCAACAGTCACATTAGCTGACCAACACTGTGTGTAAACAATCCTCCTGTTCTCAACACTGGGTGTTAACAAACTTAATCGATTAACCTAACTTTAGCTTTTTGTTTATTTGTGCCACCAGTGGTTATTTCTTAGAACGTTTTTACACAGACTTGTAAACCATGTATTTTCTCAAAACAACCGTAGGACATAGAGTAAGTCTACATTCAAGCTCAGATTTATATGGAGAGAAATTAAACCAGGAAGCTGTGTGCCCATGTTTTATTGTTATGGGTGTGTTAACTGTAATGTCCTTGTCACAATAACACACTGTAACACTACCCCCAATCTTATGATCTGTAGTGAAAGATTACCAGCCCTGGTTTGGCAGAGAGCAGTGTTCTGTAGTGAGATCAGAGTGTGAGAATGCACTGGAACACTTCCTGGGTGGGTGTCTGAGGGAAGGGATGTGGCTGCTTGGCTaccaggatgagagagagacagttaagGTGTCAGATATAGGCTCATCCCTAGTACTCGTTGTAGTCATTCGGTCTGTGTTTACCTGTGTGATTCAGTCATTGGGCTGTTTTGGCCTATCGGACACAGCTTGTTTAATGGTTACTAAGACTCAGCCAACAGACATGTTTTATCAGTCCTTTATCTCTAGTTTGATATACACCTTTCTGCTTCCCGTAGTGGTGATGTTTGTGATTAACTGTCATTAATTAGCAGTACAGGAGAACTTGTTCattatgttttctctctctttttcaggaACTTGATGAAATCCGCAAGTCTGGAATGAAAAATTTCCGTAACATTCAAGTGGATGAAACAAATATTTTGACTTGGCAAGGCCTCATTGTTCCAGTAAGTAGCCTAGCGGTACTACGTACTACTTTCTCCAGACAGAAAACATGAGCAGAATAacaaggaggaccaaggcactcacagcgatattaaaatgtatttgttgcTGTGACATGTTCAGCAGGACTCAGTTCGCCTTTTAACCAaacatcattctctctctttctcccctctaaaAGGACAACCCTCCATACGATAAAGGTGCGTTCAGGATCGAGATAATCTTCCCTGCGGAGTACCCATTCAAGCCCCCCAAGATCACGTTCAAGACGAAGATCTACCACCCCAACATCGACGAGAAGGGACAGGTGTGTCTGCCTGTGATCAGCGCAGAGAATTGGAAACCAGCCACTAAAACTGACCAAGGTACGGTGGAAAgaagcgtgcacacacacacggagagcgagacagaggcaATGGACACTGGTTTTCTTCTGTAGTTATTATTTGCAATTTTTCATAATTTGTCATTGAAATGCTGTCTGAACCCTAAccctccagtctcctctccctcagaggCTCATATCTATTTGGCTGGAGAGGTTTCCATCCTGTATCCTAAGCCTGGTTATGGATTTCAATGTGTCTTTCTGACTTGTTTCATATGTCGTCATCCATTTTTACACCATTCTTACGGTCTCTTTTGTCCTGCTTGGCTCTTTGCAGTGATCCAGTCCCTGATCGCGCTggtcaacgacccccagccagaGCATCCTCTCAGGGCAGACCTAGCAGAGGAATACTCTAAGGACCGTAAAAAATTCTTTAAGAACGCAGAAGAGTTTACAAAGAAACATGGAGAAAAACGACCTATGGACTGAGAACGCAAACGTGTGACTCCCTCTTCCCTTTCTTCCCTCCCCCGGGACCCTCTCtcaactcctctctcccctcttccaagACCACCTATACCCCTTTGTTCTTACCCCATCTCCTGAAAATGGCcctcacacacgtacacacatccTTCtagcccccctcctcctcctggggCGGTATATCTCGGCTCCACTTTGCCCTGGCAACAGGACTTTGTCGTGAATCAGGCTCGTCGGTCACCTCTGGGTGTTAGCTTGTGGCTGTTACTAACTTTCTACTGATTTCTTAAATTAAATTATAAAAGTGCCAGATTTGGGCCAGAGAGAGCAACCTGTAACAGGGAGAGGAAACAAATATGTGGATAAAATGTTGTTCTGCTCATGATTTGTTCACAGAAGTGTATTGATTGCTGGAGCAGACCTGTATAAAGATTGTCGACTGTTTTGAAAGCTATTTGCTAAATGCTCAACTTGTGGTCTGTTTGCTAACCCTTttcctctcactccttcccctcacTAAAATATGTAACATAAAAAAACAACCCCAAAAGCAACTAAATGATAAACATTTAAAGCATCCAGGTTCAGGAGGTGTGtgacaaaatgtttattttctatttcttTTTATTGTTTTGCTTAAGTTGCACTTTGCTCTGTGGAACTAGCTTTTAAGTTCACCATAAAACTTCAGTTTGTCACCAATACGATGTTCCAGATGTTATaaaaaggagaagaaaaaaatgtgtgtgaaCCTTAATTGAGAAATTATCATGAAATGTTTTGTAAAGCAGATATGACACTTCCTGTAAAGGTCTGACCATGTGACAGGAAGTACCCATCTTTACACCTTTGCCCACTTGCCTTTTCCAAGAAGGGAATCGGACTATCACATCTTGTTCCCATGGAAACTGCTTATCATTCTTCCTCTGTGACTGGGGGGATGGCAAAACGTTTTCTGGGTATTGAAGTGATCAGCCCTAGAAAGGCACTGCACAAATTCACTAATCTTGTACACATATTTGTCATACAAAGGTATTTGCGAATCAGATGAGTCAATTGCAGAAATGTAGTCATTTACAAATTTGTTTAGTCATTCCACCTGACCAGTACTAGGAGAAGAACAGCTGCCAGTGGGGAATAATAATGGCATTGGACCAGAACATTTGATTATTTTAGTAATATATGCAATTGTAAATGAAAGTTAGCCAGTAACCACCTAGAGGCAGGAGGCAGTTTCCCATCCAGTCCACAGGGATCTGTAAACACTGAAGGGTTAGGACCAATGATGTGATGAATTGGTTGACTGCCAATGAGATGCATGCAAGGTACTGAAGAGACCAGTATATGTCAGTAACACTTTTTCACCACTAGAGGACGATACTTTACAAGAGTAATGGAGCTCCTTATCCAAAGGTCTCTGGGTCTTCAAttgtttttaatttaacctttaactaggcaagtcagttaagaacaaattcttatttacactgacGGCCTATCAAACCATAACCCGGACTATGCTGGTTCAATTGTGTGCTGCCCAATGGGTCTATCTCTGCCGGGGTTCCTCAACCGGCGACCCACAGGCCAGGTTGCCTTATTTGGCCCCCAAGGTTTTCTGAGcataaaattataaaaaataaattgtttatttacattttttattgttggGCATAAATGACACCAGGagatcagctccaagtgattttaatttgagaTGCGTTCcctattcccacgcataatataGAGAGAGACGTGTTCATATACAAAtctaagcaaggtttgaaatgactgttttagtcaaatatatcTTATTTGGGATTCTTCAATTTGAAGTCAAATggtttgtaattatgttctgcgCAGATTAGTGATTCTGCGCACTGCTTTGTTCAGATCGATACCCTCACGTGTAGTAGAAACTAGTGTTGTCTTTGAAGTGAATGTGGACTCAGTTTCCCATGGTCCTCTAGTCTACATCTTCATTGGAACATTTCCATTGATGGTTTACCCCAGTCTTTTACCCAAAAGGCTCAGACTTTTATGTTTCCATCTACGGGGGCCAGCACCCGTGTCTCACTGGGCCTTTGGCTCCGGGGGACCTGCTCTAATTTGGAGACAACGCAAGGGCCTGGGTACTTTTCAAGTGGCATTTATAATAATGTCTATAACTGTTAACTtttaacaccttctcacaaagcaacaGTCTTGAGTGATGCTGAGGTCGTTGAGGAGGTTCTGTGCATCACAAGTCTTTAGTGTCACTCCTGATGGAAACACAACACTACAGCCTACATTAACATAAAACGCTGACGAGCCACTAGTGTGGGAGTAAGTCTCAATGGAAAAGCACCGAAGTGAAGGGCCCGTAGGAGTTGGAGCAGCGAGGTCAGTGTGGTGACCCCTGCTGCTGATGATGAGCGACCGAGGACCATAAGGTTATGGAAAAATTCATTTACAGACAGCACCACACTATTATACTGGTGTAGTATTACATAGCTTGACCATTATGTGAATTGTCCAAAGGAAAATTAACATTTTAATAGAGCTCAATGGCAGTTGTGATATTAAATGGGATTTATTTTTGCTTTTATTTCAGTGGGTAGTCTAGATTCTACTATAGGACAGATCATTGTGGGATACAGATGAAGATGTATGTACGGAAACTTTCAGTAAACTACAAAAAGCTATATTCTGGTTGTTTGTGCATTATACCAAACCCCACGTCTTACCATGGGACAAATCTACAACCCTCATCTCTCAAATTTCTAATGTCTCCTCCTTGGCATTAGACAGAAGACTAGTGGTCAGAACACTGCTAAAAATACACCGACCAGATTCAGTTTCCTGTCTGACCATGTTAGTGGTCACAGACCCtctcacacctacacacacaaacccactgGTACTTGCCCTCTCAGTCACACAATGTCCAAAGCATAGAAGCATAATATCTAGAGCAGATCTGCCACCTGGTCTTTCCGACATGCAAAAAAATGTCCTATATGCCCTCTGTTTCTGTGGTCCCCTGACCCTCTCAGTGTAAATATAGCAGGCAGCGATTAGCTGATTATCTCCACGCCACTAAGCTGCTCCAAGTAGCCCAATTACCctcctagagacagacagacggacagatggacagacagatggacagaatCTACCCTTTTAAGACAGACAGACGTTTTGGCACTGAGGCTGCTCCCATTCTAGTCTGGAGCCCTCAACTGCGATTTGTATTTTATCTAATTGAGACTAACCTGGATGAATAAAGGTTAGATTAGAGACATCTGTGCC contains:
- the LOC110537101 gene encoding ubiquitin-conjugating enzyme E2 L3, producing MAASRRLHKELDEIRKSGMKNFRNIQVDETNILTWQGLIVPDNPPYDKGAFRIEIIFPAEYPFKPPKITFKTKIYHPNIDEKGQVCLPVISAENWKPATKTDQVIQSLIALVNDPQPEHPLRADLAEEYSKDRKKFFKNAEEFTKKHGEKRPMD